Proteins encoded within one genomic window of candidate division WOR-3 bacterium:
- a CDS encoding MTH938/NDUFAF3 family protein — translation MRIEKYDFGEIVINGEKYRRDLIIFPDKIKENWWRKEGHSLCIEDLKEVIEYKPEILIIGTGYSGVMEVKEEVIKELERNNIKVIIKKTKEAVNIFNEYTLKNKKVVCALHLTC, via the coding sequence ATGAGAATAGAAAAATATGATTTTGGTGAAATTGTTATAAATGGTGAGAAATATAGAAGGGATTTAATAATTTTTCCTGATAAAATAAAAGAGAACTGGTGGAGAAAGGAAGGACATTCTTTATGTATTGAAGATTTAAAAGAAGTGATTGAATACAAGCCTGAAATTCTTATAATAGGGACAGGATATTCAGGGGTTATGGAAGTAAAAGAAGAGGTTATAAAAGAACTTGAAAGAAATAATATAAAAGTTATAATTAAAAAAACAAAAGAGGCAGTGAATATTTTCAATGAATATACTCTAAAAAATAAAAAAGTTGTCTGTGCCCTTCATTTAACTTGTTAA